In Lathyrus oleraceus cultivar Zhongwan6 chromosome 2, CAAS_Psat_ZW6_1.0, whole genome shotgun sequence, the DNA window TTCTATACTGATTGTCTAGTTTttttccacaggtacattagttgcttaagttcattttgaacttgcttttgcttggttgcttaaccacttaggtataacctttcttcttcatgtagtctggaagacctgtcctgttacttgggcaggcacctgtctgaagtcctccttaagaggcaatgcttgtgattgtttactctttgtgccaagcaggaaaagtcctttgataaggcaattggtagataaaagagatgtgtagtccatctcctactattcagtgtgtcatcctttgctcacattacatgttgatgcattgtggatattaacccaagatctatagagtcattcacttgtggagagagttccaactttctgaactcccacaccttctatcattcaaagctctcccaggccagggataagagctatgaggcacacccctcatctccatttcatctgcttcaccttaactctcaatgttaaggttaagagcacaacataccctattccagttgactttaaagtctaaccttgtttgagcctaattgcttgtatatagtgtgtgctaattgacttgtttgtctgattgcttgattcatctgtgcatatctgcttatgtgtgcctttgtgcatttagcatcattaattgtacataaTTGCATAATCATTATTCATATCTGTGTGATCATCTTGTTTTGAGGAGTCAActgtaagcccatttattggcagttgtttcctatgaccattgaggagtcaattgtaagtccagttattggcatttgtttcctgtgatatggtaggagattggtgtaagtccagtgattggcatccggtatccggtatccacctttgtttgtgagattagtgtaagtccattggttggcatctggtatcatttgttttgtttaggagattggtgtaaatccattgattggtatccggtatccatgtttgtttaggagattggtgtaagtccattgattggcatccggtatccatttgctttgcttatttgcttattacttattgttgcctattccaaaggaatcacttgaatcatcttccatatgatctcaagaggtgaacatctaagaagtgttacactccctcaccctcccaccttttgtttctttaaacctccattttgCATGTTAATCTCAAtctgaaaactattgtgcaaacattctcatttcttttcaaattagaaacctaggctttaggcctttgatttttcaaacttcattttcttaatacttctttgaattgaattctaatcatactttgaccatcttttgtgaataaatcctaattggttaacttcacccattcaattgttttgtggctttgtccattcttgttaagttttcatacattagccataggtttgatttatcctagttggttgatgttaacctcaccttttttgtccttagtgattgaattgtaagacttccttgcttattatagggttaacccctcactagcaagttgaagcttttctcacatggtggacttgttgtttgtataaagttgagttttctcccgtggataacgaaagaccttagggattttgttctaaaatgaacccactcatattttggaaatcttttagccgaactacggcgttttgatccttacctttcatggaaggtacgtaggcaacaggttcatccgttcaaacacaaaaataataacttgtatattcttttctcatcctttccatccatgtttgcacaataaatatttcataacaaataacatgtcatacaacaagtgtgaaaagggctccctaggagtacctaggacgttttgggtgcctaacaccttcccactgcgtaatttaccccttacccagattctctgatcttttcattagttttctatgtcTAAAACTTCTTAgacttttgttcgctttttagccattcctctggataaataaaagtgcggtggcgactcgattctttgtatgctttgcttttggtttaatcaataaatcataaagtgacgaatacaccgctacagtggTGCAAGTACACCTGAAAATAGTTTGAGTCGTTTTGTACTAATAAAGACATATCACATGAAGTCACCTCACCATATACTCCTTAACACAATGGTTTAATAGAAAGAAGAAACAAAATCATAATATATTACTAGAAGTATGCTAAAACATAAGAACATCCATCATAAAATTATGAGGAAATGCAATCAACACAACTAACTATATCCTAAATAAGTGCTCTACCAAGAAGCTGAAGATAAAAGTGTATGGGGAAGCTTGTAGTAGAATAAAACCAAGTCTAAATCATCTAAAAGTATTTAGCTCTCTATGTTCCAAACACATACTTGATCAAAGAAAAAGTAAGCTGGATGGCAAAAGTGAAAGCATGTTGTCGTAtgatataactcaataggaaccTATAAGTTGTACAATCTTATGTCTCAAAAGTTGCACATCAACATATATGTGATTGTCAATGAATCACAAGTATAATACTAGCAGGATACATCTGAGAGAAGAGAAGTAATATCAGTCATGATTTCCTTGAATCTGGACAAAGTGAATATTTTGGTGAATAAAATGATGTTGAAGGTACTTAACTAGCTAATGATGGAGCAAGAGAAGCTCAAACACGTGTGAGGCCAAAGAGAACAAGTCAAGTTCCTATTAGTCTTGTAGATTGTAAGCTATTACCTGATAATGCATTTAGTAATGAATGTCAACTCATTTAATTTTCTCTATTAGATGATGTTGAGCCAATCAACTATGATGAGACAATAAAGAGTAAGGTATGGAGGAAGTCTATGATTGAATAACTAAAACCAATTGAAATCAATCATATCAGTGAGTTGGTTAATCAACTGTAAATGAAGACAACTATTGGCGTTGAGTGGATCTTAAGGTAAAAATGAATCCATATGGTACAATTTCAAAACATAAGGCAAGGTTAATGGTTAGAGGCTTCTTGCATATATATTCCATTGACAATAATGAAGTGTTATTCTAGTGACAATACTTGAGACAGTGAAACTAGTAGGGGCAATAGCTAGTAGTAGGATTGGTTCCTCTACCACTTATGTGTCAAGTCTGTATTCCTAAAAGGTTCATTAGAAGAAATAACTTTTGTCACTCAACCAAAAAAAATTGAAGTGAAAGGAAAGGAACACTTGGTGTACAAGTTGCACAAAACTTTTTATGGACTAAAGAAAGCCTTAAGATCTTGACAAAAGAATTGGCCAATTTTTTATCCAACTAGGATTAAAAAATTCACAATTGTGTACGATGTCAATGTGTAAAGTTCCATAAACTCAAGTATGATAGTGATATGTTTGTATGTGGATGACTTGCTCATTGGTGGTCGTCATTCATCCGTAATTGATAATCTAAAGGGAAAAATGAAGGttgagtttgagatgactgattTAGGTAAACTCACATACTTCCTTGGCATGTAATTTGCAAAAGTCAAGGAAGGTATGAAAATGCATCAATGTAAGTATGTGAGGGAGTTATTGGGCATATTTGAAATGAATGATTGCAATACAATCATCAATACATCTGAAACAAatccatatcttgatgaatgTCGTGATGAAGAGATAATGGATGCAATCATGTATAAGTAACTTGTAGACTCGTTGAGGTACTTATGCAATAGCAGATCTGACATGTGTTATACAATGACCATAATCAACAAACTTATGAATGTGCCTAAGAAATTTCATCTAGTGGTTGCAAGGAGAATACTCAATTACATAAAAGGAGCTATGAATCTTGACTTGTTATTTCCAGCCGTGGTGAAAGAAAAGAGTGCATGCTTGAAAGAATATTCATATTCTGACTAGTGAGGGGACAAAATCGATAGAACGAGTACTCAATTTATGTGTTTAAATACAATTATGCAATCATATATTGGTGCATAAAGAAGCAAGTTTTCCCTACATTATCCTCGCATGAAGTCGAGTATATTGCTAGCACATTTACTTCTTGTCAAGCAATTTGGTTAGACTCTTTGATGAAGGAGCTGAAATATAAAGTGAACAAGTCATTCAAGATCACGATTGACAATAGGTATGCCATATATATAATGAAGAATCCAATTTCAAACTAAAGTACAAAGAATATAAACTCCATGTTCCATTTTATTATGGAACAAGTCAGGAAGGGAATGCACGAGGTTGCCTATTGTCCAACTGAAGTGCAACTTGCAAATGATTTTATAAAGACATTGAAGATCAATAAACttttatttttaaacaattgaGATTGATGTATGTTTAGGTTTATGGGTTAATGAGGTGTGTTAGTTTTTTAATCCTTAAACATGTTTGTTTCCGTGTTGTTAGGGGTTTGACTAACTAGTTAGTCAGCTAGATAAGTTAATTAAGTCTTTTGCTTAACTAACAATTCAAATATAAGTGTTCTAACCTTATTTTATCACTTACTAAAATTAAAAACAAGACAACATATCTTTATACATATGATCTTTCTATTATAGTGCATGTTCATAAGATTATTTGCACATTAAAAAAGTCACAGTTGCGATGCGCCGACAGATTTAGGGCCCGTTTGAATGAGTtttagtttttaatttttaaaaactattttagaaattaatttttaaaaaccagttttaaagaaaaaacatgtttggtgatctaatttttaaaaattgttttaaagTTGAACAATGTTACAAATTTGTCATTGATGAATATAGTACCAGTTTTCCTTGTTTTGTCCTCTTTCTAATTTCCAAAACTAAAAACCAAAAAATCAAAACCTCTAAAACCTATTTTAGatttttagttttaaaaactcacaaatagaaaatagttttgaaaaatagttttataaaattagactaccaaacaaattttataatttttaatttttaaaaactaaaaaacagTTTTCCAAAACCATATCAAACAGGCCCTTAATATTTCATCAATACATTTTTTATATGTATCAAATCACATGTAATTATTATTCTAGGAAATATTTGGTTTTGATTATATAGTTAATTTTTAAATTTATCGTTGAACTTATTTTACATAAATTAAATGTGTTTAAAGATAAGTCACTTTACTTTCTGATAGTTTTAAATCAAGTTTTTAACATGACAtgtaaaatcattttttttaatattgATTTTATTATTGTATAATATGAATTAGCCAATATTTGAATAAATTAAGAAGGCAAAAAATATAATGCAACCAATCATGATAGAatacaaaataaataaatcaagGAATACAATATTTAACACAGTATTTCCAATTTTGCTTGAATGAAAGTGGATTATGTGACCTATAAATATCACATGACAAGTTTGAAAACTGTTTTTTTCTTCGTCTATAATAACACACCTAAGATTGAGCACAAAGATTTTCAAACCCCATATACTCATGATTTTCCATCTTCACGGTCATATTCTCTATAGATGTTCTTACATAATCAAGTCCTAATGAGTAGCCCAATAAAAATAACTTTATTTGATCTCGACCCTGATTGATGATCCAATGGAAAGAAGATGATCCACGAAATCACAAGGTCCCAAGAGAAAGATGTTTTCATCCAAAAGTGACGTCAAAATGATGACTTCAGGAGATAAACATCTATCATCCAATTAAGGATTATGGGACCAAGCAGGCAGGGTCGGACCTGTCCTAGAGGAAACTCAAGCTGAACAGGGGGAAGAGAAGAGAAAGACTATTAGATAGAACAAATTATACTTTGCCACTTGGAAATTAATCGGTAAAGATGAAGAACAAATGGTGAGAAACCCTAAAAGAACTCCTATACGGGGGGCTATATTAAGACACTAACAAAAACATTTTATTCTCTTCTCGCAATTAGAAATACTAGTATCTTGAGCTGCAAATGACTATAATAGACGACAAACTCTCTCTTCTAATTAAGTTATAAGAGATCTCTTACCATCTTATCCAAATACTCCCACATATACTAACAAAATAGTTGATGCAAGTAATATTAAGTAAAGTTAGTGGTGTATTTGAAATATTCCTAATCTTTTAGATATATTTGAGAGCGTCTTCCATATTAAAACCATTTTGATGTTATactaattttattttaaaataagGATTTTGATAGTTCGTTAATCCTTAAACATGTTTGCTTATAGGTTATTGACAAAGTCTATTACATAACTAACAAGTCAAATATAATTCTTGTAGCCTCATTTCATCTCTCTTTGTGAATTTTACCTTAACCGACAAACCTTTACCAGTCGAAGATGGCATGTGCTCCTTTTGTTCGTTCAAATCCTTAGAGTACAAGGATGACAAaacttcttcaaaggtcagagactctcttccatataagagagtttctttgaagtgaTCATATGTTCTGGGCAAAGCACACAATAGTAACAGCGCTTGATCTTCATCCTCGATTTTTACATCGATATTTTTaagatcaagaatcaacttgttgaacatatccaactgCTTAGCCAGaactttgtcttcactcatcttgaatgaatacaaaACTTGCTTCAGGAAGAGGCAATTGACCAATGATTTGGTCATGTACAAACTTTCGAGTTTCGATCCGACGTCGTCGTCTCCTTCGAAACCTGTcgaagaaccttatcaccaaCGCTCAATAAGATGGCGTTGTGGGTTTTCTCTACCATAGTCAAATTTTCTTTATCCTTTAACGCAACGTTCATGGTTGCAGTTCCCTTCAACGCTTCTAAACAACTCTGCTGAACCAATAGGACTTTCATCTTAAAGCGCCACAAACCGAAATCGTTCACTCCGGTGGACTTTTCAATCTCATATTTTGTTGACAACATCTTCTCCATGCTCACCGCACCAATTTGTTGTGAAAAACGATGTCGaaattacaaagtataattgTTTTCTTGATCTGTAAGAAACCCACAAGGatagaaaagaagaaaacaataagaacacaatgaaattggttataaactgaTATTCTTTACTTTttctttgaaacaagattacaagtgttacagaataacaaataacctctctcgtcctaattaggatttgcattatacaatgatgagagactaatatgttatttataagaaaactaacatgCTAAACTAATAGGATTTTACACACAGATCCATTACACAagttaacttagagaacaagctaacttaaacaattgagcATAACAAACAGACTCAATTCAACAttgctaacaatcctagcatacttcgactacaacatgtgaacagacttcgaTGGCATACTAAGGTCTTGTCGAGTTGTCGAACCAAAAAACTTCCCTTTAACTctactagagttcgatccaatatctcacgGTCTTCGATGAACATGATTTGTCTTTACTAATCAAAGTTAAAAATTTAACATTAATATTGAGAATACAAAATAAATTAAGGAATACAATATTTTACACAATCCTTCCGAATTTGCTTGAATGAAAATGGAATAGGTGACCTATAAATATCACATGACAAGGTTGAAAAATGTTTTTCTCTTCGTCCATAACAAAACACCTAAGATTGAGCACAAAGATTTTCAAACCCCATATACTCATGATTTTCCATCTTCACAATCATATTCTCTATTCCTACACCACCTGCAACACACAAGAATATCTCAAATAATTAAACATCTTCTAAAGAAACAAATTAATATGAATTTCCAATTAAAAACCATAGAAAGTACCTAAACTGATTGCACTTATGAAAATCGTTGATGCTAGTATGAAGATGATAATGGATGCACGACCAAGGATTGCGATTATCTTTCTCACAACATGTTGGCCAGCAAAAGCAGCTATGGTTGCAACCAAAACAAAGTATGAAGCTGCAACAAAGTTcgaaaaataaaatcaataacCAATATCCAACAAGTTTCACCATTGTTGATGTGAAATTAGCAACAAAATAACTAGCAAAATATTTACCATAAGGTACCGGAAAGCGATCTAAATAGTAGTATTGCACCACCGACATGGAAGATGAAAAAAGCATGGAAAATGTTGATGTCGCACTTGCTACCTGCATCAGAGAACACActtgaaaattttcaaaaagtTGAAGGACCAATTTGCGAATATGAAAAATAGAGTGTAATTTGCGGTGTCAACGTGTCAGTGTCTACGTGTTTCGTAGAGTGTATGTACCTGAGGAGGAATTCCCATTTCTAGAAAGAGTGGACCCAAAATGAAGCCACCTCCTAGACCAAGCAACCCTCCAACCATACCAGCTATAATTCCACAAAAACAATATAACAAAATTTGATGAACTTTCCAATTTGTAATTTCCTTCCCCTTTGATGCAACCACTCTTGTTCCTTTGTACAAACACACAGCTTCAAAAAGTGCAACAGAGATAGCAATAGGAACCTAATTAATTGGAAAATCAAACTCACTAATTAGTCATTAAAATTAAGCAAGTTAATAACGATACTCAAATATATTGGAGATTACTTTACCTGCAAGAAATTAAGAACCCAGTACTCAATGGAGCAAGTCCTGGTGTATGTCTGCATCCACTAAATACTTAAGAAAAAATGATAAATAGTATTAAACAATGAATGATTATAGATTAATATATTACCTTAACAATCTGAACAATGAGAAAAGCCACCCAAACATACACAAGGAGTGATAATTCTTTCCAGTAAATGTTCTTTAGCAAAGGAACCTGCACGCATAAGTGATCAATTTTAACAAAGCAACTTAAGTTATTAACGATATTCTAAAACCGATTTTGAAAAACCGTTGCCATTACCACTTCGTCTTGTGTACCAGCAGGACCACTTGGTAGGGGCTTGTAGTCTTCTGCATAAGCATCATAAAGATTTGTGTAAGTGTCAGGAAGAACTTATGAAAATAATCTATGACATGTCTATAAACTAAACTACTTTTCGGAACTTACCACCTGTTTTTGGTTCTTCTTCCAACCGTTTGGCTGTTTCCTGTAATTCAAAGTAGCTTAGTAGTCTTATCAGCAAAGACTTAACTTCAAAAAATTTATATCTAAAAAGTGATTCTGTAAATTTACCTTCTTCATCACTGTTTCCTTTTTCCATGTATCTATGCCTTTCAATAATGCTTTTGTTGATGTACCTACACCAATTAATCATTTTCATCTTCAAATTAAGATTCAACCCAACTCAATCCTTTCAAACTCGTCGAACACTTATGACTCGATGTGGAATCTCGAACATTAGCATTACCTATGAATATAATGATAAGCAAAACCGTGACCATCCAATCAGCAAACATCACATTACATACAACTCCAATACTTATTCCAAGCATCAACATAGGTTGGAAAAGCAAAGCCAAATCGTAATCTATAAGCGGCATATCTAGTGCGGGATGTCTAAGCCTCATATTGTAGTAAACAGTTGACAACGCCGCACCCATAATCATACCTACATTCATCAAATCAAACCTATAAAACCAAGCTAATATTGACAAATACTTGGCGCGCGCGCGTGTGAGTGTAAATAAAGATATACTAACACTTGGAAATGGCGGTAGAAGACTTGGAATCAAAGCCAATGATCAAAGCAAGCATAGGAACAAAAATTCCTCCACCACCAACACCTCCAACACTTCCCAAAGCTGCTCCCAAAAATCCAACAATGGATCCAACTATGATTTTCCAATCAAATTCCATTTCCTGCATAAAATATAATGAATGCATGTAAAATAAACTATACAAAAAGAAATAAGTAACGAAAACACAAAAGACAGACTCACAGGCCAAACAGGTTCATAAGAAGATTTTCCACTTTCCCATAAGAAATCAACCATTGCTTTTAGAAATCCTTTTGTTTGTTTCTCAACATGATTTACTGTTTCTTTTTCTTTCAAAACTCTTTCTGCTAAACTGACATTGAAGAGCATAGTAATGATACACAAGATCAGCCATGTTCTTGCAGTGTGTTTTATTGCAGTAGCCATGTTTGGAAGGTGAGAAACCAAAGATAGGAACTTAGGAAAAATGATATGATGAGATTTAAGAGCAATGTGTATACCAATTTTCTCAACTTTTTTCTATTGGATTTTTGCTTTTAGTTAGTATATGGTTAAACAAGGAAATTTCTGTAAAATTGTGGAGTGTGTTCTTAGTTCTTACCCATGTTGTTTTAATATAATAATTCTCTTTATTTTTGTCCTATTTATaagaaaaaattattttttaaatttgtTGAATAATgatatatataatttataatatataatttgaatatattaattatttaataatttttttttttataaataaaataagaGTGTAACTAATAAAAAGATAAAAGAAATTTAATATTGTTTTTTTAGATAAGCAAGATTTATAGTTAGAAATGGAATTTAACTTTTAGTGATAATTTTAGTATTAAAAATATTTTAGTACTTTCATATTTAACTGGTCAGATATGTACGgataaatttatttaatataatataaattgtatttagatatgtatttaaatttaaaattaactattaattttaaaatgaataaTAATTATATAAATTCAATTATATTAAAATACAGAAAAAAAGGAACATGTGAGATGAAATGAATATTTAATATTTGGAATAAAAATTTTATCTTTTAAATTATGGTAATTATTGATTAAAATAAACTATATTTATTTAATAGAGTACAAAATGTATTTATTTACAAATGTAAATTTTTAAAATGAGTTACTTTATTgtaaaatgaaaaataattatataaacTCAATTCTATTAAATAATCAcgaagaaaaaaaagaaaaaaatgacttttgagaagaagaaagacaaaaaaaaagaaatttgaatATTTTGAAATAAGTATTTCGTCTTTTAAATCGAGACAAATtattgaataaaataaaataaatattatgcAGATAATGGCTCATGAGATAAAAACATTATTTTGTATgatataaaatatatttagatACACATGAAAAATTTAAAATGATATCCTTAATTGTAAAATAAACAATAATTATATAAATTTCATTGTATTAAATAATCgtaaaaaaagaaagaaaagaaaagaataatgggatggagaaagaaaaaaaaatattttgacTCAAATTAAGacaatattaaaataaaatcaatattgTCTTGATAGTAACAAGTGAgataaataaattattaattttattaaaattagaaaataggttattaatattttaatgataataaataaatagaaagaaaaagaattaaaataaaagtgAGAAAGTGTTGgaaatataaaatattttaattataatttaatGGATGAAGGTTGAAAAATGAATGACATATGTCATGCTGTTATAAAGatgaaaatataaaatataaacATTACTTAATTATTTAAATATCATTTTTTTATATGAATAATTTGTATTGAAAGaacaatttaaaaaatttatgtgatttctttttcttttactttttttttctttatcTTATAATAAATAATGTTTTAAATTTATTCAATTTATTAAATATTTCTCTCTTCTCTCACTCTCTCTTATCTATTTCTCTCTTTACAACTTTTCTTTACGAccaataaaaaataaaataaaaataaaatatttgtaACACATTAAACATGTTTTTAAACCCACTCTCTTTTGGTTAAAAGTTAGTATATGCCACAGTAGTTGTCATTAATGCTATTAAAATTTCAACAACCATAAAAAATTGGATTAAATTGCTATACAAACTTTGTCTCAAAAGGGAACACCATGAACCATTTTCTTTTAGTAAAAGGAAAAGTCTTATATTAAATGCACTGTACTTAAAATTCATACATAGGTGGGTGACCCAACATTTATTGAGACTTAAAGGCAAGTTTTAAAAAAATCAACCAAAACTCAAAAATAAAGATTAGTGTAttaaaaaattctaaaataaaatCTTAGATGAATTTAAGGGTGCTAATTATTAGTATTATAATCACATGTTAGTGCCTTCGTTGTGTTTCattttttgttttgatatataaTCCATTAATTTAGATGCTTCCCACCCTTATAGAGTGTTACGTAAAAGAGGCTAGTGTGAAGAAAATGCCATGTCAACGGTTCTAAAGGAAGCTTCATTGGACCCATCCATGGAATTTGGTACAATTAAATTATCAATTATTCAAAGAGTTATTTGTAGACTTTTTTACTTACAAAAATCATTTCATTGCGAAGCTTCATTCtatcaaaaaaaaattaaatgtaCGAAGCTTCATAGTACTTTTTGTCTTTTCTCTATCTCAAATTTTAGTTTAATTGTTATAGTTtgataaaaaatataataaaataaaaaatgtttgCACAACGGTTAATGTCATGTATATTTTAtgaaaaaatgtttatttttatttttaaagttTATGTTAATTTTACTTAACAATAAAGAGATGATAAGTTTGTAAATTGAACAATTATATGTGCATTTTATGGAAACAATACAAATATCAAAAGTATTATTTTTTAGGTTTAATATTTTTTTATCTTATatataaatttttaaattttattttggTCTCTTAACTTATaaataatttatattaatttcTTAACTTCTTAAAAAAATATCATGTTTGttccttttattttattaataaCATAAAAATTTAAAACTCGATCTAAATTTCAAATAAAAGTTGGAAATAATCATAAGTATTCATCAATAAAAAAAATCTTCTACCAGATTAAATGgatttatattttaaaaatatttttagaaaatATATTGTTCTGGACTGATCAAAAGGTCCAATAGATTAAGGTTTAATTCATCTTAAATCTACTCTACTCAATCCAATATATAAAAACAGTTTACACATTATGAGAATGTACATAATCTATGATCTTCAATTCACTTTACTCATCTTAAATCTCGAATTGACTTGGGTGTTGGAGTGTTAACCATGCAAGTCTACTGTGTGTCAATGTAAAGGAGATCGGAGCAACCGTTCATGATCAACAGTTATCCACCTCTCATTATTTCTAGTTCCTTCGGAACACCTATTTATGGTTCCCGAACAGAACAATGGTGTCGTCTGTGGGAATTGAAATATAATTCCCACTAATTTTCACCTTCATGTCAATCTTGATCTAAAAATTGGATTTGTAACCGCAACAAGAAGAACAACGACGATATTTTTGGTAGTTATGTCTGGAATCCTTATAGCATTCTCTAAATTAAATGTTTATCAGACGTTACCGATTGAAGAATTCCACGATATCACGCCGTCTAACACATGTCCTTCATCAGATCGCTCCATACTCGTAATTGACAATGGCACTCATAGAAGAATAGGCTGATCGAAGTTAGGATTTCTACGTCGTGATAAGATCAATGAAATTCCAAACTATGGTCTACCTTTGTTTCTTGCAATCACCATTTATGATCACAATCTAACCGGATTCCTCGTGGACAACGGAAGTTCGTGTAACATCCTTTGTTCAAATACGATGGACTAGATAGGAATCCAACAAGCGGATTTGAATCCATATGATGGATGAGATCTACCAGTATTCAACGATTTAATCACTTATCCTCAGAGAGTCGTGGATCTAGCGGTGATTGTGGGAGAGGGAGATCGCAAAAGAAAGTTGGTCCTCAATTTTGCGATAAGGTTGTGCAACAGCATCTTCAGAGGTATCTTAAGGAGATCCTTCCTAGCAAGACTAGATGTAGTATCTTCTCTGGTCGATTTGAAAGAGACATATCACGAAGCAGAACAAATACCTGTTGTGGCAACTGCTGATGTGGACGAAGTCAAACGAATCAAAGAATTTA includes these proteins:
- the LOC127120264 gene encoding sulfite exporter TauE/SafE family protein 3, coding for MATAIKHTARTWLILCIITMLFNVSLAERVLKEKETVNHVEKQTKGFLKAMVDFLWESGKSSYEPVWPEMEFDWKIIVGSIVGFLGAALGSVGGVGGGGIFVPMLALIIGFDSKSSTAISKCMIMGAALSTVYYNMRLRHPALDMPLIDYDLALLFQPMLMLGISIGVVCNVMFADWMVTVLLIIIFIGTSTKALLKGIDTWKKETVMKKETAKRLEEEPKTGEDYKPLPSGPAGTQDEVVPLLKNIYWKELSLLVYVWVAFLIVQIVKTYTRTCSIEYWVLNFLQVPIAISVALFEAVCLYKGTRVVASKGKEITNWKVHQILLYCFCGIIAGMVGGLLGLGGGFILGPLFLEMGIPPQVASATSTFSMLFSSSMSVVQYYYLDRFPVPYASYFVLVATIAAFAGQHVVRKIIAILGRASIIIFILASTIFISAISLGGVGIENMIVKMENHEYMGFENLCAQS